From a single Bacillus pumilus genomic region:
- a CDS encoding hydroxymethylglutaryl-CoA lyase → MALPKRVLIREVGPRDGLQNESAWLNTNEKRKWIDLLVAARLPYIEVTSFVHPKWVPALKDAKELARSLHKNDDTTYAALIPNEKGLAHFFEANLDTGAMFISSSETHNKKNMNQSIQETLPVIKQMTADLKAAGKGTRAYISTVFGCPYERQVPMDQILRLTDRLLSYGIDEISLGDTIGEAHPLQVERRLDILLERFPADKIALHFHDTKGMGLANIYTALKAGITTFDSSSGGLGGCPYAPGSSGNVATEDVVHMLQKLGIETNIHFPALIKAAEWIETKVDRTLPSHCLRAFHSHTTS, encoded by the coding sequence ATGGCACTACCAAAGCGTGTACTTATCAGGGAAGTCGGCCCGCGGGACGGACTGCAAAATGAATCTGCCTGGCTGAACACAAATGAGAAACGGAAGTGGATTGACCTGCTCGTAGCAGCCCGTCTCCCTTATATTGAAGTCACATCATTTGTTCATCCGAAATGGGTTCCAGCCTTAAAAGACGCCAAAGAGTTAGCTCGATCCTTACACAAAAATGACGACACCACTTATGCAGCACTCATTCCTAACGAAAAAGGCCTCGCTCACTTTTTTGAAGCAAATCTTGACACAGGCGCTATGTTTATCTCTTCGAGTGAAACACATAACAAAAAGAATATGAATCAATCCATCCAAGAAACACTTCCTGTCATCAAACAAATGACAGCTGATTTAAAAGCAGCAGGAAAAGGCACACGTGCATATATTTCCACTGTATTTGGCTGCCCTTATGAACGACAAGTGCCGATGGATCAAATTCTACGGCTAACAGATCGTCTGCTTTCTTATGGCATAGATGAAATATCCCTCGGCGACACCATCGGAGAAGCCCATCCGCTTCAAGTAGAAAGGCGTTTAGACATTTTACTTGAACGTTTTCCCGCTGATAAAATTGCTCTTCATTTTCATGATACGAAGGGGATGGGTCTTGCCAATATATATACAGCATTAAAAGCTGGAATTACAACATTTGATTCCTCTAGCGGCGGGCTAGGCGGATGTCCTTATGCACCTGGCTCTAGCGGCAATGTCGCAACAGAAGATGTGGTGCATATGCTTCAAAAACTAGGAATTGAAACAAATATCCATTTTCCTGCATTGATAAAAGCAGCAGAATGGATTGAAACAAAAGTAGATCGCACTTTGCCTAGTCATTGTTTACGCGCTTTTCACTCTCATACTACTTCATAA
- a CDS encoding enoyl-CoA hydratase, with product MTSLVNFTIQDEQIGIMTLNRPEQANSLSAAMLEEINQTIQEIKHDESIRCLLMTGAGSNIFCAGADLKERRLMTEEEAKAAVLSIQQTFTEIESLPVPVIAVMNGHALGGGLELALACDIRIARAGARLGLPETGLAIIPGAGGTQRLPRLVGLGKAKELIFTGATLQAEEAIQIGLIEHISLADALMHDAISLAKQMAKNGPIALKEAKQAIQMSLDYNLRTGLMKEYEAYVRLIDTEDRMEGLQAFQEKRTPQYKGK from the coding sequence ATGACATCATTGGTCAATTTTACGATACAAGATGAACAGATTGGAATCATGACCTTAAACAGGCCAGAACAAGCGAATTCCCTGTCTGCTGCGATGCTCGAGGAGATCAATCAAACCATTCAAGAAATCAAACATGATGAAAGCATCCGCTGTCTGCTCATGACAGGAGCTGGTTCTAACATCTTTTGCGCAGGAGCTGATTTAAAAGAGCGACGATTGATGACAGAGGAAGAAGCAAAAGCGGCGGTGCTATCGATTCAACAAACCTTTACAGAAATTGAATCTCTTCCTGTACCTGTCATCGCCGTAATGAACGGACACGCACTCGGCGGAGGTCTTGAGCTCGCACTCGCTTGTGATATTCGCATCGCACGAGCCGGAGCAAGACTTGGCCTGCCAGAAACAGGACTAGCTATCATACCAGGGGCAGGAGGAACGCAGCGTCTCCCGCGCCTCGTCGGACTCGGTAAAGCAAAAGAACTCATTTTCACAGGGGCTACATTACAAGCAGAAGAAGCGATTCAAATCGGGCTGATTGAGCACATCTCTTTAGCAGATGCGCTCATGCATGACGCCATTTCTCTTGCAAAACAAATGGCCAAAAACGGCCCAATTGCTTTAAAAGAAGCGAAACAAGCGATTCAAATGAGCCTTGATTACAATTTACGGACAGGTCTAATGAAAGAATACGAAGCCTATGTACGGCTCATTGATACAGAAGATCGAATGGAAGGTCTTCAGGCTTTCCAAGAAAAACGAACACCTCAATACAAAGGCAAATAG
- a CDS encoding acetyl-CoA carboxylase biotin carboxyl carrier protein subunit: MKNVTIQMAGNLWKLLVKQGDEVQKGQEVAILESMKMEIPIVAEEAGVISKVYKAEGEFVDEGEVLLELTE, encoded by the coding sequence ATGAAAAATGTCACGATACAAATGGCAGGAAACTTATGGAAACTCCTTGTGAAACAAGGAGATGAAGTGCAAAAAGGGCAGGAGGTCGCTATTTTAGAATCAATGAAAATGGAGATTCCAATAGTGGCAGAAGAGGCAGGTGTCATCAGCAAAGTGTATAAGGCAGAGGGGGAATTTGTCGATGAAGGGGAGGTTCTTCTAGAGCTGACAGAATAG
- a CDS encoding AMP-binding protein, whose product MMNLTPAWKPEDQMIKQTRLYKWMHSLGFSTYEAFYEASIERTDWFWREAEKAVGIKWKVPYEAALGQNSFMWPKWYKGGQLNITETAVDKWAENEETQHQSAVIWRNERGEERRWTYLDLQDKVNRLAAGFLKNGLQKGDVAVIYMPMLPETVAVMLAFAKVGVIFSPVFSGYGSEPLAVRIRASGASIVVTGSSVTRRGKTINMRECAEAAIHKTDTIKTVIVHTSSHIEYEGDIRLNDLLKEDPMSETTYLTNDDPLMILYTSGTTGTPKGAVHTHAGFPVKAAFDAGLCMDVGAGDRLFWLTDMGWMMGPFLVFGGLINGAAIVLYDGAPDYPDEQHLWSFIHKKKVTHFGLSPTFVRSAMQQNLTSIQLPHIKAIISTGEPWNEAPWQWLFDKIGQKHIPILNYSGGTEVSGGIVGSTLLRPIKPVLFNAAILGMAADVYNEAGQSVTNEVGELVVKKPWVGMTCGFWKDTGRYEDTYFRRFDGVWTHGDWVMQTEDGTFHITGRSDDVINTAGKRVGPAEIESILVGHPAVHEAAVIGVKDEVKGEALVCFIVTSSQSFEDEGLIGELKTHVGSHAGKALTPKEIHLIQALPKTRNGKIVRRLLKGAYEHKPSPDLSSLDNPKVYTSICEYLKRNQNSV is encoded by the coding sequence ATGATGAACCTGACACCAGCATGGAAACCGGAAGATCAGATGATCAAACAGACACGTCTTTACAAATGGATGCACTCACTTGGTTTTTCTACGTATGAAGCATTCTACGAAGCTAGTATCGAGCGGACCGATTGGTTTTGGAGAGAAGCTGAAAAGGCGGTCGGCATCAAGTGGAAGGTGCCATATGAAGCTGCATTAGGTCAAAATTCATTCATGTGGCCGAAATGGTATAAAGGCGGTCAGCTCAACATAACGGAAACCGCAGTGGACAAATGGGCAGAGAACGAGGAAACGCAGCATCAGTCAGCCGTGATTTGGAGAAATGAGAGAGGGGAAGAAAGGAGATGGACGTATCTCGACCTTCAGGATAAGGTCAATCGCCTCGCCGCTGGTTTTTTGAAGAATGGGCTTCAAAAAGGGGATGTGGCCGTCATTTATATGCCGATGCTTCCTGAAACGGTGGCTGTCATGCTAGCCTTTGCAAAAGTAGGTGTCATCTTTAGCCCCGTCTTCTCTGGCTATGGAAGCGAGCCTCTTGCCGTTCGTATTCGTGCGTCAGGTGCATCCATTGTCGTCACAGGCTCAAGCGTGACGCGCCGCGGGAAAACGATCAATATGCGAGAATGTGCGGAAGCTGCGATTCATAAAACAGACACGATCAAAACCGTCATTGTACACACTTCCTCTCATATTGAATATGAAGGGGATATCAGGCTTAATGATTTGTTAAAAGAAGATCCGATGAGTGAAACGACCTATCTCACAAATGATGATCCGCTCATGATCCTATACACGTCTGGAACAACCGGTACGCCAAAAGGGGCTGTCCATACACACGCAGGTTTCCCTGTAAAAGCAGCTTTTGATGCTGGTCTTTGTATGGACGTTGGAGCAGGAGATCGTTTGTTTTGGCTCACTGATATGGGCTGGATGATGGGTCCATTTCTCGTCTTTGGCGGCTTGATCAATGGGGCCGCAATCGTTTTATATGACGGTGCACCCGATTATCCTGATGAACAGCATCTCTGGTCATTCATCCACAAGAAAAAGGTCACACACTTTGGGCTTTCACCTACGTTTGTTCGATCTGCGATGCAGCAAAATCTTACAAGTATTCAGCTCCCGCATATCAAAGCCATCATTTCTACAGGTGAACCGTGGAATGAAGCACCGTGGCAATGGCTTTTTGACAAAATTGGTCAAAAGCACATACCGATCCTAAATTATTCAGGAGGAACAGAAGTCTCTGGCGGAATTGTAGGAAGTACGCTGCTTCGCCCAATCAAACCAGTTCTTTTTAATGCAGCGATCTTAGGAATGGCAGCGGATGTGTATAATGAAGCAGGTCAGAGCGTCACAAATGAAGTAGGGGAGCTTGTCGTCAAAAAACCATGGGTCGGCATGACTTGTGGGTTTTGGAAAGATACGGGGCGATATGAAGACACGTATTTTAGACGATTTGATGGGGTGTGGACACATGGGGATTGGGTGATGCAAACAGAGGACGGCACGTTCCATATCACAGGCAGATCGGATGATGTCATTAATACGGCAGGGAAACGTGTCGGTCCAGCAGAAATTGAATCCATTCTTGTCGGGCATCCAGCCGTACATGAGGCAGCTGTCATTGGGGTGAAGGATGAGGTGAAAGGAGAGGCCCTCGTTTGTTTCATCGTGACGAGCTCACAGTCTTTTGAAGATGAGGGACTCATTGGAGAGCTCAAAACTCATGTTGGTTCACATGCGGGAAAAGCGCTCACGCCAAAGGAAATCCATCTCATTCAAGCTTTACCGAAAACAAGAAACGGTAAAATTGTCCGGCGGTTATTAAAAGGAGCCTATGAACACAAGCCATCACCAGATCTTTCTTCTTTAGACAATCCTAAGGTGTACACAAGCATTTGCGAATACTTAAAAAGGAACCAGAACAGCGTGTAG
- a CDS encoding acetyl-CoA carboxylase biotin carboxylase subunit: MFKKVLIANRGEIARRMIRTCKRLGISTVAVYSEADQHALHVQEADSAYLIGGAKVSESYLNMEMIIETAKQTNTDAIHPGYGLLSENAAFAERCRSEGIAFIGPSAQAIQRMGNKIEARKTMERAGIPIVPGVSAPLHDAEEGVNKAQSIGYPIMLKASSGGGGIGMQLVRNDEELHKAFEGNQKRAKSFFNDGTLYMEKVIEDARHIEIQVLFDSFGHGVHLFERDCSLQRRHQKIIEEAPAACLDESVRQQMGQMAVKAAKAIGYENAGTIECLVDQHQQFYFLEMNTRLQVEHPVTEEITGIDLVEEQLKIAASEPLSFNQEDIQQIGHAIEVRIYAEDPVTFYPSPGTITRLSTPEAPYIRHESSVTNGSVVTPYYDPMIAKMIVYGDTRNLAIERLKAALQAYEIEGIKTNLPLLREMAGSSAFLHGSITTDFLMKKREGNHS, translated from the coding sequence ATGTTCAAAAAAGTACTGATTGCGAATCGAGGAGAAATTGCTCGTAGAATGATCCGGACCTGTAAAAGGCTTGGGATCAGCACCGTAGCTGTTTATTCAGAAGCAGATCAGCATGCACTTCATGTGCAAGAAGCAGACAGTGCCTATTTGATTGGAGGAGCGAAAGTATCAGAAAGCTACTTAAACATGGAAATGATCATCGAGACAGCCAAGCAGACAAATACAGATGCCATCCATCCTGGATATGGCCTCTTATCAGAAAATGCGGCCTTTGCAGAACGCTGCCGCAGTGAAGGAATCGCTTTTATTGGTCCATCTGCACAGGCCATTCAGCGCATGGGAAATAAAATTGAAGCGAGAAAAACGATGGAGCGTGCAGGAATTCCTATCGTACCAGGCGTTTCAGCCCCACTCCATGACGCAGAAGAAGGAGTCAATAAAGCGCAGTCAATCGGTTATCCGATCATGCTCAAGGCATCAAGCGGAGGCGGAGGAATCGGCATGCAGCTCGTGCGAAATGATGAGGAACTGCATAAAGCTTTTGAAGGAAATCAAAAAAGAGCGAAAAGTTTTTTTAACGACGGGACGCTTTATATGGAAAAGGTTATTGAAGACGCGCGGCACATTGAAATCCAAGTTCTCTTTGATTCCTTTGGCCACGGGGTTCACTTGTTTGAGCGCGACTGTTCACTCCAAAGAAGACATCAGAAAATCATCGAGGAAGCACCAGCCGCCTGTCTCGACGAATCAGTAAGACAACAGATGGGGCAGATGGCCGTCAAAGCAGCTAAAGCCATTGGCTATGAAAATGCAGGAACGATTGAATGTTTAGTCGATCAACATCAGCAATTTTACTTTTTAGAGATGAACACGAGGTTACAAGTAGAGCACCCTGTCACAGAAGAAATAACAGGTATTGACCTTGTCGAAGAACAGCTAAAAATCGCAGCATCTGAGCCACTTTCCTTCAATCAGGAGGATATTCAACAAATCGGGCATGCCATTGAGGTGAGAATCTATGCGGAGGACCCTGTCACCTTTTATCCATCACCAGGAACAATTACTCGGCTGTCTACGCCAGAAGCTCCCTATATCCGCCATGAATCAAGTGTGACAAACGGGAGTGTCGTGACCCCATATTACGATCCTATGATTGCGAAGATGATCGTTTACGGTGATACACGAAATCTTGCAATAGAACGATTAAAAGCGGCGTTACAAGCATATGAAATAGAAGGGATCAAAACCAACTTACCGCTTTTAAGGGAAATGGCCGGATCATCCGCTTTCTTACATGGCAGCATCACAACCGATTTTCTCATGAAAAAAAGGGAGGGAAACCATTCATGA
- a CDS encoding acyl-CoA carboxylase subunit beta, with protein MIEEYEVKKQRIVKGGAERYHEKNKEKGKLFVRDRLQLLLDEDSFIEDAMFAECQDEHLPADGVVTGTGRMNGQTVCLMANDSTVKAGSWGVKTVEKIIRIQETAEKLNCPMLYLVDSAGARITDQIAMFPGRRGAGRIFYNQVKLSGRIPQICLLFGPSAAGGAYIPAFCDIVVMVEGNASMYLGSPRMAEMVIGEKVSLEEMGGANMHCSISGCGDILAKTEEEAIQIARDYLTYMPANYTEKPKAIAAKAPKPSEMTIQDLIPKGQNTPFNMYQLIDLLIDEGSFFEIKKLFAAELITGFGRMNGQSVGLIANQPAVKGGVLFHDSADKAAKFIQLCDAFHIPLLFLADIPGFMIGTKVEQAGIIRHGAKMISAMSEATVPKISVIVRKAYGAGLYAMAGPAFEPDCCLALPSAQIAVMGPEAAVNAVYANKIAELPAEERAAFIQEKRKEYQEDMNIYELASEMIVDGVIPFDHLRAELCHRLQAYTSKEMTFTRRKHPVYPV; from the coding sequence ATGATCGAAGAATATGAAGTGAAAAAACAGCGGATTGTAAAAGGCGGAGCCGAACGATACCATGAAAAAAACAAAGAAAAAGGGAAATTGTTCGTCCGTGATCGGCTCCAGTTGTTATTAGATGAGGATTCATTTATTGAGGATGCAATGTTTGCCGAGTGTCAAGATGAACATCTGCCAGCAGACGGGGTTGTCACAGGAACGGGACGTATGAATGGGCAAACCGTTTGCCTCATGGCAAATGATTCTACCGTCAAAGCAGGATCATGGGGCGTTAAAACGGTAGAAAAAATCATCAGAATCCAAGAAACAGCCGAAAAGCTCAACTGCCCGATGCTGTATTTAGTCGACTCTGCGGGCGCAAGAATCACCGATCAAATCGCCATGTTTCCCGGCAGAAGGGGCGCGGGACGCATTTTTTATAACCAGGTGAAGCTGTCTGGACGTATTCCGCAAATTTGTTTACTATTTGGTCCATCTGCGGCCGGAGGTGCATACATTCCTGCTTTTTGTGACATCGTCGTCATGGTTGAAGGGAATGCCTCAATGTATTTAGGCTCCCCGCGAATGGCCGAGATGGTGATTGGAGAAAAAGTATCTCTTGAAGAAATGGGCGGAGCAAATATGCATTGCAGCATTTCCGGATGCGGCGATATTTTAGCCAAAACTGAGGAAGAAGCGATTCAAATCGCCCGTGATTATTTAACTTACATGCCTGCCAACTATACGGAAAAACCAAAAGCAATAGCCGCCAAAGCACCCAAACCATCTGAGATGACCATCCAAGACCTTATCCCAAAAGGACAAAATACCCCTTTCAATATGTATCAGCTCATTGATTTACTCATTGATGAAGGATCATTTTTTGAAATCAAAAAACTATTTGCCGCAGAGCTCATCACAGGCTTTGGCCGAATGAACGGGCAGTCTGTGGGTCTGATTGCTAACCAGCCAGCGGTAAAAGGCGGGGTGCTGTTCCATGACTCAGCTGATAAAGCCGCTAAGTTTATTCAGCTATGTGACGCCTTTCATATCCCGCTCCTTTTCCTTGCGGATATCCCGGGATTTATGATCGGAACAAAAGTAGAACAAGCTGGCATTATTAGACATGGGGCGAAAATGATCTCCGCTATGTCAGAGGCAACCGTTCCGAAAATATCGGTCATTGTACGTAAAGCTTACGGTGCAGGTTTATATGCAATGGCAGGACCAGCGTTTGAACCAGACTGCTGTCTCGCTCTTCCATCAGCACAAATTGCTGTCATGGGGCCAGAAGCGGCTGTGAATGCTGTCTATGCGAATAAAATTGCCGAACTGCCTGCTGAAGAAAGAGCTGCATTTATCCAAGAGAAACGCAAGGAGTACCAGGAAGATATGAATATATATGAGCTTGCCTCTGAAATGATTGTCGATGGCGTCATCCCGTTCGACCACTTGCGAGCTGAACTATGTCATCGATTACAAGCCTACACCTCAAAAGAGATGACATTTACAAGACGAAAACATCCGGTTTATCCGGTCTAA